One genomic window of Glycine soja cultivar W05 chromosome 9, ASM419377v2, whole genome shotgun sequence includes the following:
- the LOC114425768 gene encoding pentatricopeptide repeat-containing protein At5g66520-like, with translation MVTHLEFKTVESLSLTLRNTLSRLIEQCKNLRELKKTHTQILKSPTLHTGDQYYLITRLLYVCSFSYYGSFSYATNVFHMIKNPDLRAYNIMIRAYISMESGDDTHFCKALMLYKQMFCKDIVPNCLTFPFLLKGCTQWLDGATGQAIHTQVIKFGFLKDVYVANSLISLYMAGGLLSNARKVFDEMLVTDVVTWNSMVIGCLRNGGLDMAMDLFRKMNGRNIITWNSIITGLAQGGSAKESLELFHEMQILSDDMVKPDKITIASVLSACAQLGAIDHGKWVHGYLRRNGIECDVVIGTALVNMYGKCGDVQKAFEIFEEMPEKDASAWTVMISVFALHGLGWKAFNCFLEMEKAGVKPNHVTFVGLLSACAHSGLVEQGRWCFDVMKRVYSIEPQVYHYACMVDILSRARLFDESEILIRSMPMKPDVYVWGALLGGCQMHGNVELGEKVVHHLIDLEPHNHAFYVNWCDIYAKAGMFDAAKRIRNIMKEKRIEKKIPGCSMIEINGEVQEFSAGGSSELPMKELVLVLNGLSNEMKI, from the coding sequence ATGGTTACTCATCTTGAGTTCAAAACTGTAGAATCCTTAAGCCTAACCCTTAGGAACACACTCTCTAGATTGATTGAACAATGCAAGAACCTGAGAGAGCTCAAAAAAACTCATACCCAGATTCTAAAGTCCCCAACTTTACACACTGGTGATCAATATTATCTCATTACCCGTCTCCTATATGTTTGTTCCTTTTCCTATTATGGTTCTTTCAGTTATGCCACCAATGTCTTTCACATGATCAAGAACCCAGATCTTCGTGCCTACAACATCATGATCAGAGCATATATAAGCATGGAGAGTGGTGATGACACCCATTTTTGCAAGGCTTTGATGTTGTATAAGCAAATGTTTTGCAAGGACATTGTGCCCAATTGTCTCACTTTCCCCTTCCTTTTAAAGGGTTGCACTCAGTGGCTGGATGGTGCTACTGGCCAAGCTATTCATACCCAAGTGATTAAGTTTGGATTCTTAAAGGATGTTTATGTTGCCAATTCTTTGATCAGCTTGTACATGGCTGGTGGGTTGTTGAGTAATGCCAGGAAGGTGTTTGATGAAATGCTGGTAACAGATGTTGTCACTTGGAACTCAATGGTGATTGGGTGTTTGAGAAATGGAGGACTTGACATGGCAATGGATTTGTTTAGAAAGATGAATGGGAGGAATATCATAACTTGGAATTCCATTATTACAGGGTTGGCTCAAGGGGGGAGCGCAAAGGAGTCACTGGAACTTTTCCATGAAATGCAGATTTTGAGTGATGATATGGTTAAACCGGATAAGATTACAATAGCTAGTGTCCTTTCAGCTTGTGCGCAACTTGGTGCTATAGACCATGGGAAATGGGTGCATGGTTATCTGAGAAGAAACGGCATAGAGTGTGATGTGGTAATTGGAACAGCACTTGTCAATATGTATGGCAAGTGTGGGGATGTGCAGAAAGCATTTGAAATCTTCGAAGAAATGCCTGAGAAGGATGCCTCTGCATGGACCGTAATGATTTCGGTGTTTGCTCTTCATGGATTAGGTTGGAAGGCTTTCAATTGCTTTTTAGAGATGGAAAAAGCTGGAGTCAAGCCAAACCATGTGACATTTGTTGGATTATTGTCAGCGTGCGCTCATTCTGGTTTGGTAGAACAAGGTCGCTGGTGCTTTGATGTAATGAAACGTGTTTACTCGATTGAACCACAAGTTTATCACTATGCTTGCATGGTTGACATTCTTAGTCGAGCAAGGCTGTTTGATGAGTCAGAGATTCTCATAAGAAGCATGCCGATGAAGCCGGATGTTTATGTTTGGGGTGCATTACTTGGAGGTTGTCAGATGCATGGGAATGTGGAATTAGGAGAAAAGGTAGTTCATCATTTGATAGACTTGGAACCTCATAATCATGCTTTCTATGTGAACTGGTGTGATATATATGCCAAAGCTGGCATGTTTGATGCTGCCAAAAGAATTAGGAatataatgaaagaaaaaagaatagaaaagaaaatcccAGGCTGTAGCATGATTGAAATCAATGGAGAGGTTCAAGAATTCTCAGCTGGAGGATCATCTGAACTTCCCATGAAAGAACTAGTATTGGTCTTAAATGGATTAAGTAACGAAATGAAGATATGA
- the LOC114425769 gene encoding kinesin-like protein KIF21A — protein sequence MNANLLRNLSFHARRLRFSPTPSIFSPTATAPTSFSSRSHVPDKPHSLLEDISNEELKRRVAKLQEGDAEAIPSVFEAILQRYLAGKPIEADEELMREILGKRALSEDEEDESDSDWEEIDDTDNDDEEDFDPGFNGRNGVDEGKYKR from the exons ATGAACGCAAACCTTCTCAGAAACTTGTCCTTCCACGCGCGCCGTCTTCGTTTCTCTCCCACTCCTTCCATCTTCTCTCCTACAGCTACAGCACCCACCTCCTTCTCTTCTCGCTCCCATGTCCCCGACAAACCCCACTCCCTCCTTGAAGACATTAGCAACGAAG agttgaagaggcgtGTGGCAAAGCTTCAAGAGGGGGATGCTGAGGCAATTCCTTCTGTGTTTGAGGCTATATTGCAGAGGTATTTAGCAGGGAAGCCTATAGAAGCTGATGAGGAGTTGATGAGGGAAATTCTAGGGAAGCGGGCATTGTCGGAAGATGAAGAGGACGAGTCTGATTCTGATTGGGAGGAAATAGATGACACTGAtaatgatgatgaagaagattttgaTCCTGGTTTTAATGGAAGGAATGGAGTTGATGAAGGAAAATATAAGAGATGA